One segment of Nitrososphaerota archaeon DNA contains the following:
- a CDS encoding zinc ribbon domain-containing protein, with translation MFSIKKIIISSLISFILLFSFLIIGYYIYKNFYNFNYSRILIFAGSIISGLIIAFLSKSIKIASISILIGGILSLAINSLLVINKIFLEEEIGIISEAETFQGFILGRIIILSLALLSTIGFSYPLSLKKPKEEEIAKKIEEGVMVEKIQVREIPEEVIEEKKEEIKEEAKVPTIEEKIESFLPKEEIKKEIAKEIQRTFPEFKNCPYCNSRIPFEAIFCPRCGKRVAT, from the coding sequence ATGTTTTCTATAAAAAAGATCATAATATCTTCTTTAATATCCTTTATATTGCTTTTCTCCTTTTTAATAATAGGATACTATATTTATAAAAATTTTTATAATTTTAATTATAGTAGAATTTTAATCTTTGCAGGAAGCATTATATCAGGATTAATTATTGCATTTTTAAGTAAATCTATTAAAATAGCTTCAATTTCAATATTAATTGGTGGAATTTTATCCTTAGCAATTAATTCATTACTTGTAATTAATAAAATATTTTTAGAAGAAGAAATTGGAATAATATCTGAAGCAGAAACTTTCCAAGGTTTTATTTTAGGAAGAATTATTATTCTTTCTTTAGCATTATTATCAACTATAGGATTTAGTTATCCATTATCATTAAAGAAACCTAAGGAAGAAGAAATTGCAAAGAAAATAGAAGAAGGAGTAATGGTTGAAAAAATTCAAGTTAGAGAAATTCCAGAAGAAGTAATTGAAGAAAAAAAGGAGGAAATTAAAGAAGAAGCTAAAGTACCTACTATAGAAGAAAAAATAGAATCTTTCTTACCTAAAGAAGAAATAAAGAAAGAAATAGCTAAAGAAATCCAAAGAACTTTTCCAGAATTTAAAAATTGTCCTTATTGTAATTCTAGAATACCATTTGAAGCAATTTTCTGTCCTAGATGTGGAAAAAGAGTTGCAACATAA
- a CDS encoding deoxyuridine 5'-triphosphate nucleotidohydrolase, with amino-acid sequence MTCLSDKEILKKIMSENPLIKDYINLEKQIQPAGFDLTLNSVYLISSKGEIYDSNIKEDILPNYEEIKTINGLYNLSRGAYLIIYNEIINLPNNLMALVYPRSTLIRMGATIYTAIWDPGYNGRGRGLLNVFNEKGIILRKNSRIAQIVFFELKSIPNKVYSGKYIKEGI; translated from the coding sequence ATGACTTGTTTATCTGATAAAGAAATATTAAAGAAAATAATGTCTGAAAACCCATTAATTAAAGATTATATTAATTTAGAAAAGCAAATTCAACCAGCTGGTTTTGATTTAACACTAAATTCTGTATATTTAATATCTTCAAAAGGAGAAATTTATGATTCAAATATTAAAGAAGATATTTTACCAAATTATGAAGAAATAAAAACAATAAATGGATTATATAATTTAAGTAGAGGAGCATATCTTATTATTTATAATGAAATTATAAATCTTCCAAATAATTTAATGGCTTTAGTATATCCTAGATCAACATTAATTAGAATGGGTGCAACAATTTATACAGCTATTTGGGATCCTGGATATAATGGAAGAGGTAGGGGTTTGCTTAATGTTTTTAATGAAAAAGGGATTATTTTACGTAAAAATTCTAGAATTGCTCAAATTGTATTTTTTGAATTAAAAAGCATTCCAAATAAAGTATATTCTGGAAAATATATTAAAGAAGGAATATAA